Proteins encoded in a region of the Methanofollis tationis genome:
- a CDS encoding NADH-quinone oxidoreductase subunit B family protein: MKIAIEELAGCSGCTISILDLHEALLDVVAQADIVYSPVIMDAKEPPEGIDIAFVTGAVRNEENEERLKLLRKRSKKLIAFGTCACYGGVSGLSMLGKAEDLFACVYQGVETAEKGNIIPKDVPAFLYRAFAVGDLVKVDYYITGCPPKEKFLRTILPALIAGDHIELSKKSVCSECDRKMGDVKNWHLKRRYEGTPDREHCLLGQGYLCLGPVTFGRCGAACPHNNIPCHGCNGPSLDILREPCRDIHNMMVRRIADLTDIPEKEIEKQLYDVAHTMYPFTIGSLIMEDKEISKIRDLVKGDGA; the protein is encoded by the coding sequence ATGAAAATCGCAATCGAAGAACTGGCCGGGTGCTCGGGCTGCACCATCTCCATCCTCGACCTCCATGAAGCCCTGCTCGACGTGGTCGCTCAGGCCGATATCGTCTACTCGCCCGTGATCATGGACGCCAAGGAGCCCCCCGAAGGGATCGACATCGCCTTTGTCACCGGGGCGGTGAGGAACGAAGAGAATGAAGAGCGCCTGAAACTGCTCAGAAAACGCTCGAAGAAGCTCATCGCCTTCGGCACCTGCGCATGTTACGGTGGAGTATCTGGCCTCTCCATGCTTGGAAAGGCAGAAGACCTCTTTGCCTGCGTCTATCAGGGCGTGGAGACCGCAGAGAAAGGGAATATCATACCAAAAGACGTCCCTGCATTCCTGTACCGGGCGTTTGCGGTCGGAGACCTCGTCAAGGTGGACTACTATATCACCGGATGCCCGCCAAAGGAGAAGTTCCTCAGGACGATCCTCCCGGCCCTTATTGCCGGAGACCATATCGAGCTCTCCAAGAAATCGGTCTGCTCGGAATGCGACCGGAAGATGGGGGACGTCAAAAACTGGCACCTGAAACGGCGCTACGAGGGAACGCCCGATCGCGAGCACTGCCTCCTCGGGCAGGGCTATCTCTGTCTCGGCCCGGTCACCTTCGGCAGGTGCGGGGCCGCCTGCCCGCACAACAACATCCCCTGCCACGGCTGCAACGGCCCGTCCCTCGATATCCTCAGGGAGCCCTGCCGGGACATCCATAACATGATGGTCAGGCGGATCGCCGACCTCACCGATATACCTGAAAAAGAGATCGAAAAACAGCTCTACGACGTGGCGCACACGATGTATCCCTTCACCATCGGGAGCCTGATCATGGAAGACAAGGAGATATCAAAGATCCGCGACCTCGTCAAGGGGGACGGCGCATGA
- a CDS encoding A24 family peptidase C-terminal domain-containing protein: MISLPLAIASVAVALTLLYASVLDHRDRRVPFVTWYPMLAVAVPCVCLFYAGLVMGGNGGAALYLIALSLLFSALFYAFAVFHLFGGADAWALIFLCLTVPAFPFEPLWGVPPAGFFPFSVLVDALLLNLAAPLILFCYNLLRGNRAPFPSMFLGYPVDGAEIQRHFGFVMEEIREDENGTLVRRFMRLREMLKRTVRGGERRMYTKDLREHPERYRKELALYRRAGKVWISYAVPFIIPITAGFLCALFIGDIVFMIMKMLAGV, translated from the coding sequence ATGATATCGCTTCCGCTTGCCATTGCCTCGGTTGCAGTGGCCCTGACGCTGCTGTATGCATCGGTCCTTGACCACCGCGACCGGCGGGTCCCGTTTGTGACCTGGTATCCGATGCTCGCCGTCGCCGTCCCATGCGTCTGCCTCTTCTATGCCGGTCTGGTCATGGGGGGAAATGGCGGGGCGGCCCTGTACCTGATCGCCCTCTCCCTTCTCTTCTCTGCGCTCTTCTACGCCTTCGCAGTCTTCCACCTCTTCGGCGGGGCCGATGCCTGGGCGCTCATCTTCCTCTGTCTCACCGTCCCGGCATTCCCCTTCGAACCGCTGTGGGGCGTCCCGCCGGCGGGTTTTTTCCCGTTTTCCGTGCTGGTCGACGCTCTTCTGCTCAACCTTGCGGCGCCGCTCATCCTCTTTTGCTACAATCTCCTTCGGGGCAACCGGGCGCCGTTTCCCTCTATGTTCCTCGGCTACCCGGTGGACGGTGCTGAGATCCAGCGCCACTTCGGCTTTGTAATGGAGGAGATCAGGGAGGACGAGAACGGAACGCTCGTCCGCAGGTTTATGCGTCTTCGAGAGATGCTGAAACGGACGGTGCGCGGGGGCGAGCGGCGGATGTACACAAAAGACCTGCGCGAGCACCCCGAGCGCTACCGGAAGGAGCTCGCCCTGTACCGACGGGCTGGCAAAGTCTGGATCTCCTATGCCGTCCCCTTCATCATTCCGATAACCGCGGGCTTCCTCTGTGCACTCTTTATTGGCGATATCGTCTTTATGATCATGAAGATGCTTGCAGGAGTCTAG
- the hisI gene encoding phosphoribosyl-AMP cyclohydrolase — MELNYTGGLVPVIVQDTVSREVLMLAWADEEAVRLTRETGYAHYWSRSRKQIWKKGEESGHFQIVTEIRVDCDEDTLLYLVEQQGAACHTGHYSCFYRDIDGGELARPLLDPSEVYANKE, encoded by the coding sequence ATGGAACTGAACTATACCGGCGGGCTTGTCCCGGTGATTGTGCAGGACACGGTGAGCCGCGAGGTGCTGATGCTTGCATGGGCTGATGAGGAAGCAGTGCGGCTGACGCGGGAGACCGGGTATGCCCACTACTGGTCGCGCAGCCGGAAACAGATCTGGAAAAAGGGAGAGGAAAGCGGACATTTTCAGATTGTAACCGAGATACGCGTCGACTGTGATGAGGATACCCTTCTCTATCTTGTCGAGCAGCAGGGTGCCGCCTGCCACACGGGCCATTACTCCTGTTTTTACCGGGATATCGACGGCGGGGAACTCGCGCGCCCTCTTCTCGATCCATCAGAAGTATATGCTAATAAGGAATAA
- a CDS encoding PINc/VapC family ATPase, producing MKIVPDTSVVIDGRITSMIKTGEYTGSTIIVPEAVVAELEAQANQGREIGFSGLTELQNLSRMAAEGTVELRYVGVRPSLDQVKLASGGEIDALIRNVALEYDATFITSDVVQSEVAKAKGLDVIYLKPQIGESTPLILDGFFDENTIAIHLKERVPPVAKKGTMHDMHLVQIRDAPMTEYELRTMAQEILERAKRDPDGFIEIERRGITVVQIGSIRISIARRPFSDGMEITAVRPIVDVTLEQYAMADLIKERITDNRCGVLIAGPPGAGKSTLAQSIATFLSENGFIVKTMEAPRDLQVPDNITQYTALEGSMTNTAEVLLLVRPDAVIFDELRKSEDFRVFADMRLAGVGMIGVVHAMQVQDAVQRVIERIEAGVLPQIIGTIVFVDSGEITGVYDLDFSIKVPEGMHPELHMRPVTTVRETSTGAIACEVFKYEGETIVMPARGLQKEAPARAPPVQKMPVLEAQIEEPVQAEPEERYASMPEEETGDTPWHASERDIQRELSRFTDGPVDVFMKSDTKAVAYIEDKDVPAAIGRGGKNIAGIVNKLGIGIDIRPRSELPPPEINQVEEVPASGGLKIRIEKRHLTLVAPEFKEAIVDVFSGKEYLFTATVNEKGEIELAKSSSIAQELIRRYNDNETIRLRPV from the coding sequence ATGAAAATAGTGCCTGATACGAGTGTCGTCATCGACGGACGCATCACCTCAATGATAAAAACCGGGGAATATACAGGATCCACAATAATCGTTCCGGAGGCAGTGGTTGCCGAGCTCGAAGCCCAGGCGAACCAGGGGCGCGAGATTGGCTTTTCCGGACTGACCGAACTTCAGAATCTTTCCCGGATGGCGGCCGAAGGAACTGTTGAACTCAGATATGTCGGCGTGCGCCCGAGCCTTGATCAGGTGAAGCTGGCGAGCGGCGGGGAGATCGACGCCCTGATCCGCAACGTCGCTCTTGAATATGACGCCACCTTCATCACCAGCGATGTTGTGCAGTCAGAGGTGGCGAAGGCGAAAGGGCTCGACGTCATCTATCTCAAACCCCAGATCGGTGAATCGACCCCGCTCATTCTTGACGGTTTCTTCGACGAGAATACGATCGCCATACATCTCAAAGAGCGCGTTCCTCCCGTGGCAAAGAAAGGCACCATGCATGATATGCACCTTGTGCAGATCAGGGACGCTCCCATGACCGAGTACGAACTGCGCACCATGGCGCAGGAGATCCTCGAACGGGCTAAACGCGATCCCGACGGCTTTATCGAGATCGAACGCCGCGGGATCACCGTCGTCCAGATCGGGTCGATCAGAATCTCCATCGCCCGCCGTCCGTTCTCGGACGGGATGGAGATCACCGCCGTTCGCCCGATCGTTGATGTCACCCTTGAACAGTACGCCATGGCAGATCTGATCAAGGAGCGGATCACCGACAACCGGTGCGGCGTGCTGATCGCCGGACCGCCGGGTGCCGGCAAGAGCACGCTCGCCCAGAGCATCGCCACATTCCTTTCGGAGAACGGTTTTATCGTCAAGACCATGGAAGCGCCGCGGGACCTTCAGGTGCCCGACAACATCACCCAGTACACGGCCCTTGAGGGGAGCATGACGAACACCGCCGAGGTGCTGCTTCTGGTCCGCCCCGATGCCGTGATCTTTGACGAACTCCGGAAGAGCGAGGACTTCAGGGTCTTTGCCGACATGCGTCTCGCCGGTGTGGGTATGATCGGTGTCGTCCACGCGATGCAGGTGCAGGACGCCGTCCAGAGGGTCATCGAGCGGATTGAAGCCGGTGTTCTGCCTCAGATCATCGGCACCATCGTTTTTGTCGATAGCGGCGAGATCACCGGCGTATACGACCTTGATTTCTCGATCAAGGTGCCCGAAGGAATGCACCCCGAACTGCATATGAGGCCGGTGACGACGGTCAGGGAAACCTCAACCGGTGCGATCGCCTGTGAGGTCTTCAAGTATGAGGGCGAGACGATTGTGATGCCGGCACGCGGTCTCCAGAAGGAGGCCCCGGCCCGGGCACCCCCTGTGCAGAAAATGCCCGTTCTGGAGGCGCAGATCGAAGAGCCCGTCCAGGCTGAACCCGAGGAACGGTATGCCTCCATGCCTGAGGAGGAAACCGGAGATACCCCGTGGCATGCATCAGAGCGCGATATTCAGCGGGAACTCTCCAGGTTCACCGACGGCCCTGTCGACGTATTCATGAAGAGCGACACCAAGGCCGTCGCCTATATCGAGGACAAGGACGTCCCGGCCGCGATCGGGCGCGGCGGCAAGAATATTGCAGGGATCGTGAACAAACTCGGGATCGGTATTGATATCAGACCGAGATCTGAACTCCCGCCCCCTGAGATCAACCAGGTCGAAGAGGTGCCTGCAAGCGGCGGGCTGAAGATCCGTATCGAGAAGAGGCACCTCACCCTGGTCGCCCCTGAGTTCAAGGAAGCGATCGTCGATGTGTTCTCCGGCAAGGAATATCTCTTTACGGCGACGGTAAATGAGAAAGGCGAGATTGAACTTGCAAAAAGCAGCAGCATCGCACAGGAATTGATACGCAGATACAACGACAACGAGACGATCAGACTGAGACCGGTATGA
- a CDS encoding roadblock/LC7 domain-containing protein translates to MLKQILMEFLRLDGVTAAVVVGRDGFVIEDAISGDIDTDALGAMASTGMGTSEAMGAELGKGQLNQMLVELENGPILLSPLSEDEMIAIVANDGVNIGRIRYELKKNRERIIAAL, encoded by the coding sequence ATACTCAAACAGATACTGATGGAATTTCTCAGGCTGGATGGCGTAACAGCTGCCGTCGTCGTCGGCCGTGACGGTTTCGTGATCGAAGACGCCATTTCGGGCGATATCGACACCGACGCCCTCGGCGCCATGGCATCCACCGGCATGGGCACGTCAGAGGCGATGGGTGCCGAACTCGGCAAGGGACAGCTGAACCAGATGCTCGTCGAGCTGGAAAACGGCCCCATCCTCCTCTCACCCCTCTCAGAGGACGAGATGATCGCGATCGTCGCAAATGACGGCGTGAACATCGGCAGGATCAGGTACGAACTCAAAAAGAACAGGGAAAGGATAATTGCAGCACTCTAA
- a CDS encoding hydrocarbon binding protein (contains V4R domain), whose protein sequence is MTVDEMNRQFKTGTVFRAEDVPMSCSPSAKDMEQTLHGVMKMNGLIIKSLEEIAGRGANAVTYRAGKKFGHEVAKYFQKNEDIEEALRELSYILHGQYTFELWKPEDKEHYVVTENGETFIYLVFHDCIVRQTLRRNGMEQGGPLCQTLYGYVVGAIEEITGRRAKLEIVHTGPNACLKKLILK, encoded by the coding sequence ATGACCGTTGACGAAATGAACCGGCAGTTCAAGACCGGTACGGTCTTCCGTGCCGAAGACGTCCCGATGTCCTGCTCTCCGAGCGCAAAGGACATGGAGCAGACCCTCCACGGCGTCATGAAGATGAACGGACTGATCATCAAGTCCCTCGAAGAGATTGCCGGACGGGGCGCGAACGCCGTCACCTACCGGGCGGGAAAGAAGTTCGGTCATGAGGTGGCGAAATATTTCCAGAAGAACGAAGACATCGAAGAGGCACTGCGCGAACTCTCCTATATCCTCCACGGCCAGTACACCTTCGAACTCTGGAAACCCGAGGACAAGGAACACTATGTCGTCACCGAGAACGGCGAGACCTTCATCTATCTCGTCTTCCACGACTGCATCGTCCGCCAGACCCTCCGCCGCAACGGCATGGAGCAGGGCGGCCCCCTCTGCCAGACGCTCTACGGCTATGTGGTCGGGGCGATCGAGGAGATCACCGGTCGGCGGGCGAAACTGGAGATCGTGCACACCGGTCCGAACGCCTGCCTGAAAAAACTGATCCTGAAGTGA
- a CDS encoding roadblock/LC7 domain-containing protein, with translation MTLPEGKNFGRMKAPIDEVLPFTEAFYAIVRIQSGGGEGFVLSERGNPVAAGFKDRSRDLAADRAISSLSDEKCPVCMLFRYDENEYREALHRCRESGHALIKETEARSFAIPEERSAPSLTDGALDLILSQPGVIAVSAFFEGFAVQSAGAADFDRIAAVAEDLLRAGSKIARDLETGDLDQIILETPGGKLIIAPFGDLSICILTASNANLGLVRLALRSIRWGE, from the coding sequence ATGACCCTACCTGAAGGAAAGAATTTCGGGAGGATGAAAGCACCGATCGATGAGGTGCTGCCCTTCACCGAAGCGTTCTATGCAATCGTGCGGATCCAGAGCGGAGGAGGAGAAGGTTTTGTCCTCTCAGAGAGAGGGAATCCCGTTGCCGCCGGATTTAAAGACAGATCACGCGATCTTGCCGCAGACCGTGCGATCTCGTCCCTTTCCGATGAAAAGTGCCCGGTATGCATGCTCTTCAGGTATGACGAGAACGAATACCGGGAGGCGCTCCACCGGTGCAGAGAGAGCGGGCATGCCCTCATAAAAGAGACCGAGGCCCGGTCCTTTGCCATCCCTGAAGAGAGATCCGCACCTTCCCTGACCGACGGAGCCCTCGACCTGATCCTCTCGCAGCCCGGCGTGATCGCCGTCTCAGCGTTTTTTGAAGGGTTTGCAGTCCAGTCTGCCGGGGCCGCAGACTTCGATCGGATCGCCGCCGTTGCGGAGGATCTGCTCAGGGCCGGATCGAAGATCGCCAGGGACCTGGAAACCGGAGACCTCGACCAGATCATCCTTGAAACGCCAGGCGGAAAGCTGATCATCGCCCCGTTCGGCGACCTCTCCATCTGCATCCTCACCGCCTCGAACGCAAACCTCGGGCTGGTCAGGCTTGCTCTCAGGAGCATACGATGGGGTGAATAG
- a CDS encoding GNAT family N-acetyltransferase, whose translation MSASLRIRPEVQADYGAVFDLDVAAFGGDGESRMVGRIRSSAGFDPRLSLVAEREGRIVGHVVLSGIVIQTPDRDVPALALAPVAVLPAFQRMGIGLALIRAALTAAASIGYGAVIVLGHPEYFPRFGCVPASAYGITASFSVPDRAFMALELVEGALDGIEGTVIYPAAFDDVTPSPLPLPRSEK comes from the coding sequence ATGAGCGCATCACTCCGTATCAGGCCCGAGGTCCAGGCAGACTATGGGGCCGTTTTTGATCTGGACGTTGCGGCGTTTGGCGGCGACGGAGAATCCAGAATGGTCGGGCGGATCAGGTCTTCTGCCGGGTTCGATCCCCGTCTCTCCCTGGTTGCTGAAAGAGAGGGCAGGATCGTCGGCCATGTCGTCCTCTCCGGCATCGTGATCCAGACCCCTGACCGGGACGTCCCTGCGCTTGCCCTTGCTCCTGTCGCCGTTCTGCCCGCTTTCCAGCGGATGGGGATCGGTTTGGCCCTTATACGGGCGGCCCTCACCGCGGCGGCGTCCATCGGCTACGGCGCCGTGATCGTCCTCGGCCACCCGGAGTATTTCCCGCGGTTCGGGTGTGTGCCGGCGTCCGCCTACGGGATCACCGCCTCGTTTTCCGTGCCCGATCGGGCCTTCATGGCGCTCGAACTGGTGGAGGGTGCGCTCGACGGGATCGAGGGCACGGTCATCTATCCTGCTGCGTTCGACGACGTGACGCCCTCTCCCTTGCCGCTGCCGAGGTCTGAAAAATGA
- the leuS gene encoding leucine--tRNA ligase, translating to MAEWDIQKLEEKYRDIWPAAFEADPDGREKFYLNVAFPYPSGAMHVGHGRTYMVPDVIARFWRMQGKNVLFPMGFHVTGTPVIGISRRIAKGDAGTIRLYRDLYRVPQDVLDRFDDPMTIVRYFAGEYERLMRRAGLSIDWRRRFITVDPQYSKYIEWQYHHLHEGEHVVRGVHPVKYCPSCDNPVGDHDLLEGDKAEIMKFTLVVFDWQGAKIPCATLRPETIYGVTNLWANPGLTYVRAKVDGEEWVLSREAAYKLEMQDHAVEVTGEVEGSELVGSKASHPLCGEVPVLPADFVDPDMGSGLVMSVPAHAPFDYIALRDLQKEGRYGEIAPVAIIKTEGYGEFPAKDAVEKAGILNQNDPRMDEVTREVYGAELIRGRLLDTCGVVSGKPVKEGRDTIAALMIEAYGSKEMFDFDTRAVICRCGGRVYVKILHDQWFLQYSDPVWKEQVHGQIDRMSIVPTETRAEFDRTVDWLKDWACTRRVGLGTKLPWDPAWIIEPLSDSTLYMLFYTIAHHIKKIEPEKLTPDVFEYIVFGIGNPTSVPRETLDAIRQECLYWYPYEYRFSAKDLISNHLTFQLFHHLAVLPEDRQPKGMVIFGMGLLNGAKMSSSKGNVVLLEDALNEFGSDTVRMFLIGSAEPWQDFDWRNELVIGAKKQIERFWNEVTEGIAVEENDGREIDGWLISRLQHRIENATGAMMNFQTRQALQESFFGIEADLKWYRRRLPTIAPGSAAVRELCSAWVRLLAPIVPYTCEELWHLMGNEGSVAFAPWPVQDAAKIDMAAEIAEEVLARTVEDLESIIKLIQMEPKAINLYVAPAWKRQIFEMVAAAEDRTDAVRLVMADDGLKARGKAAVNAARQITKFIHRLPPQFVADLVSDNVDEKAVFTAAREFLEREFGVQVNILDAEGSEEAKADAALPFKPAIVIE from the coding sequence GTGGCTGAATGGGATATACAGAAACTGGAAGAGAAGTACCGGGATATCTGGCCTGCAGCATTCGAGGCAGACCCCGATGGAAGAGAGAAGTTTTACCTGAACGTTGCCTTCCCGTACCCGAGCGGTGCGATGCATGTGGGGCACGGCCGCACCTATATGGTCCCCGACGTGATCGCCCGTTTCTGGAGGATGCAGGGGAAAAACGTACTCTTCCCGATGGGCTTCCACGTAACCGGCACGCCGGTGATCGGGATATCGCGCCGGATCGCAAAAGGGGATGCCGGAACGATCCGGCTCTACCGCGACCTCTACCGGGTGCCGCAGGACGTGCTTGACCGCTTTGACGATCCGATGACGATCGTCCGTTATTTTGCCGGGGAGTACGAGAGGCTGATGCGCCGGGCCGGGCTCTCGATCGACTGGCGGCGCCGGTTCATCACGGTCGACCCCCAGTACTCGAAGTACATCGAGTGGCAGTATCACCACCTCCACGAGGGCGAGCATGTGGTCAGGGGCGTCCACCCGGTGAAGTACTGTCCCTCCTGCGACAACCCGGTCGGCGACCACGATCTGCTCGAGGGCGATAAGGCAGAGATCATGAAGTTCACCCTGGTGGTCTTCGACTGGCAGGGCGCGAAGATCCCCTGCGCCACCCTGCGGCCCGAGACGATCTACGGAGTCACAAACCTCTGGGCGAACCCTGGCCTCACCTATGTGCGGGCGAAGGTGGACGGGGAAGAGTGGGTGCTCTCCCGCGAGGCGGCCTACAAACTTGAGATGCAGGACCACGCCGTCGAAGTCACCGGCGAGGTTGAAGGCTCAGAACTCGTCGGGTCGAAGGCTTCGCACCCGCTCTGCGGCGAGGTGCCGGTGCTGCCCGCGGATTTTGTCGATCCCGATATGGGCTCGGGTCTTGTGATGAGCGTCCCGGCCCATGCGCCCTTCGACTACATCGCCCTCCGCGACCTCCAGAAGGAGGGGCGGTATGGGGAGATCGCCCCGGTGGCGATCATCAAGACCGAGGGATACGGGGAGTTCCCGGCGAAGGATGCTGTAGAAAAAGCCGGAATCCTGAACCAGAACGATCCGAGAATGGACGAGGTCACGCGCGAGGTATACGGGGCAGAACTGATCCGGGGGAGGCTGCTCGATACCTGTGGCGTTGTTTCAGGGAAGCCGGTCAAAGAAGGGCGTGATACGATTGCCGCCCTGATGATCGAGGCGTACGGCTCGAAGGAGATGTTCGACTTCGATACCCGCGCTGTGATCTGCCGCTGCGGCGGCCGCGTCTATGTGAAGATCCTCCATGACCAGTGGTTCCTCCAGTACTCGGATCCTGTCTGGAAGGAGCAGGTCCACGGCCAGATCGACCGGATGAGCATCGTGCCGACCGAGACCCGTGCCGAGTTCGACCGGACGGTGGACTGGCTGAAGGACTGGGCGTGCACCCGGCGGGTCGGCCTGGGGACGAAGCTCCCCTGGGACCCGGCATGGATCATCGAGCCCCTCTCGGACTCAACCCTGTACATGCTCTTCTACACGATCGCCCACCATATCAAGAAGATCGAGCCGGAGAAACTCACGCCCGACGTCTTCGAGTACATCGTCTTCGGGATCGGGAACCCGACGAGCGTTCCGAGGGAGACCCTCGATGCGATCAGGCAGGAGTGCCTCTACTGGTACCCCTATGAGTACCGCTTCTCGGCAAAGGACCTCATCTCGAACCACCTCACCTTCCAGCTCTTCCACCACCTTGCGGTCCTGCCCGAGGACCGGCAGCCGAAAGGAATGGTGATCTTCGGTATGGGTCTCCTGAACGGGGCGAAGATGTCCTCTTCCAAGGGCAATGTCGTCCTGCTGGAGGACGCCCTGAACGAGTTCGGGTCTGACACGGTGCGGATGTTCCTGATAGGCTCGGCCGAGCCCTGGCAGGACTTTGACTGGCGGAACGAACTGGTGATCGGGGCGAAGAAACAGATCGAACGGTTCTGGAACGAAGTCACCGAGGGGATCGCCGTCGAGGAGAACGACGGCCGCGAGATCGACGGCTGGCTCATCTCACGCCTGCAGCACCGGATCGAGAACGCCACCGGTGCGATGATGAACTTCCAGACACGGCAGGCGCTGCAGGAGAGCTTCTTCGGGATCGAGGCCGATCTGAAGTGGTACCGTCGCCGCCTTCCGACGATCGCGCCGGGTTCGGCTGCGGTCCGCGAACTCTGCTCGGCATGGGTGCGTCTGCTCGCCCCGATCGTGCCGTACACCTGCGAGGAACTCTGGCACCTGATGGGCAACGAGGGTTCCGTGGCCTTTGCCCCCTGGCCGGTTCAGGACGCTGCGAAGATCGATATGGCGGCCGAAATCGCCGAAGAGGTCCTTGCCCGTACGGTCGAGGACCTCGAGTCGATCATCAAGCTCATCCAGATGGAGCCGAAAGCGATCAACCTCTATGTGGCGCCGGCGTGGAAACGGCAGATCTTCGAGATGGTTGCCGCCGCCGAGGACCGGACCGACGCTGTCCGGCTGGTGATGGCAGACGACGGGCTGAAGGCCCGCGGCAAGGCGGCCGTGAACGCCGCCAGGCAGATCACGAAGTTCATCCACCGCCTCCCGCCGCAGTTCGTCGCCGATCTCGTCTCGGACAACGTCGACGAGAAGGCGGTCTTTACCGCCGCCCGTGAGTTCCTGGAGCGCGAGTTCGGTGTCCAGGTGAACATCCTGGATGCAGAGGGGAGCGAGGAGGCGAAGGCCGACGCCGCCCTCCCGTTCAAGCCTGCGATCGTGATCGAATAA
- a CDS encoding Ni/Fe hydrogenase subunit alpha has product MTRLTISPVTRIEGHAQVRIDLDEKGEVSSAHFNVVELRGFEKFLVGAAIEEAPRITPRICGICPTSHHVAAARATDQIFGAQPPQTGRMLRELLMAGQFIHSHALHFFMLAAPDFLLGDAAPEERNVIGLAKRSPEIAKKAIEVRKLGQRITEAVGGKPIHPSNAIPGGMSRPLTADQQQTLLQSAKAGLVIAEEGWEIAKGMMDNFDTSFGAVETAFMGMSENGTHAISGGEVQIVGKDGKSLGSFTGKDYLHHVREYSEDWSYLKFCRLASGEHYRVGPLARLNIAERMGTPKADAALAEYRKVFGRFSQAALAYNAARYIEFLSACERTVELLEDAGITGTDVRTPVSGVVERRGVGIIEAPRGTLIHDYSVDENGIIERCNLIVATCQNNYAMDRGVEDVARKVIKNGELTEEASNRIETVIRAYDPCISCATHAIGRMPMRIEVCRPDGRGDKKVMIREVN; this is encoded by the coding sequence ATGACCCGCCTGACCATCTCGCCGGTGACGCGGATCGAAGGACACGCGCAGGTGCGCATCGACCTCGACGAGAAGGGCGAGGTTTCGTCCGCCCACTTCAACGTCGTCGAACTCCGTGGGTTTGAGAAGTTCCTGGTCGGTGCGGCCATCGAGGAGGCGCCGCGGATCACCCCGCGGATCTGCGGCATCTGCCCGACCTCCCACCACGTCGCAGCGGCACGGGCGACCGATCAGATCTTTGGTGCCCAACCGCCGCAGACCGGCAGGATGTTGAGAGAACTCCTGATGGCCGGGCAGTTCATCCACTCGCACGCCCTCCACTTCTTCATGCTCGCCGCACCGGACTTCCTCCTCGGCGATGCCGCACCTGAGGAGCGCAACGTCATCGGGCTTGCGAAACGCTCCCCTGAGATCGCGAAGAAGGCGATCGAGGTGCGAAAACTCGGCCAGCGCATCACCGAGGCGGTCGGCGGCAAACCGATCCACCCGTCAAACGCCATCCCCGGCGGCATGTCCCGTCCCCTCACCGCCGATCAGCAGCAAACGCTCCTCCAGTCTGCAAAAGCGGGCCTCGTGATCGCCGAAGAAGGATGGGAGATCGCAAAAGGCATGATGGACAACTTCGACACCTCCTTCGGGGCCGTCGAGACCGCTTTCATGGGCATGAGCGAGAACGGCACCCACGCGATCAGCGGCGGCGAGGTGCAGATCGTCGGTAAAGACGGCAAATCCCTGGGGTCATTCACCGGCAAGGACTACCTGCACCACGTCAGGGAGTACTCTGAGGACTGGTCCTACCTGAAATTCTGCAGACTCGCCTCAGGGGAGCACTACCGGGTCGGCCCCCTGGCGCGGCTGAACATCGCGGAGAGGATGGGCACGCCGAAGGCCGACGCCGCCCTTGCCGAATACCGGAAGGTGTTCGGGCGTTTCTCCCAGGCGGCCCTTGCCTACAATGCGGCGCGCTACATCGAGTTCCTCTCCGCATGCGAGCGGACGGTCGAACTCCTCGAAGACGCCGGCATCACCGGCACCGATGTCCGCACGCCGGTGAGCGGCGTGGTAGAGCGGCGGGGCGTCGGGATCATCGAGGCCCCCCGCGGCACCCTCATCCACGATTATTCGGTCGATGAGAACGGGATCATCGAGCGGTGCAACCTGATCGTCGCCACCTGCCAGAACAATTATGCCATGGACCGGGGTGTCGAAGACGTTGCCAGAAAAGTGATTAAAAATGGCGAGCTCACGGAAGAGGCATCAAACCGGATCGAAACTGTCATCCGTGCCTATGATCCATGCATCTCCTGTGCGACCCATGCGATCGGCCGGATGCCCATGCGGATCGAAGTGTGCCGTCCAGACGGCAGAGGGGATAAAAAAGTCATGATAAGAGAGGTGAACTGA
- a CDS encoding 4Fe-4S binding protein produces MIEISVDAAACNGCGLCVKDCPMRVYELKEGVSVPVRPENCMGCLSCHEICPAQALEHRGVYPSKRHYIDIRVCEMINRVL; encoded by the coding sequence GTGATAGAGATATCTGTCGATGCTGCTGCCTGCAATGGCTGTGGCCTCTGTGTAAAAGACTGTCCGATGCGGGTCTACGAGCTCAAAGAGGGGGTCAGTGTCCCGGTCAGGCCTGAAAACTGTATGGGCTGCCTTTCCTGTCACGAGATCTGCCCGGCTCAGGCACTCGAGCATCGCGGTGTCTACCCCTCGAAACGTCATTATATCGATATACGCGTCTGCGAAATGATCAACCGGGTGTTATGA